A stretch of the Rhodospirillales bacterium genome encodes the following:
- the ftsZ gene encoding cell division protein FtsZ, translating to MPISLSVPEDLDFKPRITVVGVGGGGCNAVDHMIESKLEGVSFVACNTDLQALRRSTCPVRVRLGLDSTQGLGAGSNPVIGREAAEESLDEVMDAIGDTHMLFIVAGFGGGTGTGAVPVIARAAHERGILTVAVVTTPFTFEAVNRTEVAQAGLQDLRNAIDTFVVIANQKLFDVQTDGMSLLDSFRLVDNVLYDGVRGITDLLMCPGLINLDFADVRSAMKDAGAALMGTGEATGEDRIEEATNAAISNPLLSYQGLEMDQATNLLVNITSSANVSLTQTERIMEIIRGRTHERVNLKVGVAIDDNMGDTIRVSVVMAGLDREHGSGLEATPPRILGHPEKSSKPSRSEPPGGQEAPARQGHLEVPGVFGHPSALADSPRSRPTFDDSAGSRTASNGLDPAGPSMTPCSESVGNGSSRRETMEQRSTDHGGDVVQAADQGRSGPPETRVSGSETRASRSEPSAASMGNGAGRRAVPAAELGPVRPMSAHRARKPQSELGGGLGGSSAEPIRPTPRVVDRDGPIQDPLPGDLRRAAVGRERTRTARDSETNGLGLGSTPAPDRMAGAAVARGSVATPQLRPAVHVDSETGQASSWTKLFGLLPVRRKSGKGRQEPSLQLHSPGVREGASGNARSSVSDVTSGRDSSVSSGAAWTGGKTVSARAVLGIDPRQIPSFRK from the coding sequence ATGCCAATCAGCCTCAGTGTCCCCGAGGACCTTGACTTTAAGCCGAGGATCACGGTCGTCGGTGTAGGCGGCGGCGGATGCAACGCCGTCGATCACATGATCGAAAGCAAGCTTGAAGGTGTGTCGTTCGTGGCGTGTAACACCGATCTTCAGGCCCTCCGGCGTTCCACCTGCCCGGTCCGAGTCCGTCTTGGATTGGACAGCACGCAGGGTCTCGGGGCCGGGTCCAATCCGGTCATCGGCCGTGAAGCGGCTGAAGAGTCCTTGGACGAGGTGATGGATGCCATCGGCGACACGCACATGCTGTTCATCGTGGCCGGCTTCGGCGGCGGCACCGGTACCGGGGCTGTCCCCGTGATCGCCCGGGCCGCCCACGAGCGGGGCATCCTGACGGTCGCCGTCGTGACGACCCCATTCACGTTTGAGGCGGTCAACCGGACGGAAGTGGCCCAGGCAGGCTTGCAAGACCTGCGCAATGCCATCGACACGTTTGTGGTGATTGCCAACCAGAAACTGTTTGACGTGCAAACCGACGGGATGAGTCTCTTGGACTCGTTCAGACTGGTTGACAACGTTCTCTATGACGGGGTCAGGGGAATCACCGACCTTCTCATGTGTCCCGGCCTGATCAATCTGGATTTCGCGGACGTCCGGTCGGCCATGAAGGACGCGGGCGCGGCCCTCATGGGTACCGGCGAGGCCACAGGCGAAGACAGAATCGAAGAGGCAACCAACGCGGCCATCAGCAACCCGCTTCTGAGCTACCAGGGTCTGGAGATGGACCAGGCGACAAACCTGCTGGTGAACATCACGAGCAGCGCCAACGTGAGCCTCACGCAGACTGAACGGATCATGGAGATTATTCGCGGACGGACCCATGAGCGCGTCAACCTCAAGGTAGGCGTGGCCATCGATGACAATATGGGCGATACGATCCGGGTATCCGTCGTCATGGCCGGGCTCGACCGGGAGCACGGATCGGGCCTCGAAGCGACCCCGCCACGGATCCTGGGTCACCCCGAGAAATCATCGAAGCCATCCAGGTCGGAGCCACCCGGTGGCCAGGAGGCCCCGGCACGTCAGGGACATCTCGAGGTCCCGGGAGTGTTCGGTCATCCGTCGGCGCTCGCCGACAGCCCACGGTCACGTCCGACTTTCGACGATTCGGCGGGCTCGAGAACGGCCTCGAACGGCCTGGATCCGGCGGGGCCGTCGATGACGCCGTGTTCGGAGTCGGTTGGCAATGGTTCCAGCCGCAGGGAGACGATGGAGCAGCGATCGACGGACCACGGCGGCGACGTCGTACAGGCCGCCGACCAAGGCCGGAGCGGTCCGCCGGAGACGCGAGTCTCCGGGAGTGAAACCCGCGCGTCGCGCTCGGAACCGTCTGCCGCTTCCATGGGAAACGGCGCCGGTCGCCGGGCCGTCCCAGCGGCGGAGTTAGGGCCGGTGCGTCCGATGTCCGCCCACCGCGCCCGGAAGCCGCAGAGTGAGCTCGGTGGCGGACTGGGCGGCTCCTCGGCCGAGCCCATCCGTCCGACGCCGCGTGTCGTCGATCGCGACGGTCCGATTCAGGACCCGCTTCCAGGAGACTTGCGACGGGCCGCTGTCGGACGAGAGCGGACGCGCACTGCGCGGGATTCGGAAACCAACGGTCTGGGTTTGGGCAGCACGCCAGCTCCCGACCGGATGGCGGGTGCCGCCGTAGCCCGCGGTTCCGTCGCCACGCCACAATTGCGTCCGGCAGTGCACGTTGACTCGGAGACGGGCCAGGCGTCGTCGTGGACGAAGCTGTTCGGCCTGCTCCCGGTTCGCCGGAAGTCCGGAAAAGGTCGTCAGGAACCTTCGCTGCAGCTGCATTCGCCGGGAGTGCGAGAGGGCGCGTCCGGCAACGCACGTTCGTCTGTTTCCGACGTGACGTCCGGGCGTGACTCGAGCGTTAGCTCGGGGGCGGCTTGGACAGGGGGGAAAACCGTCAGCGCACGTGCCGTACTGGGAATCGATCCGCGGCAGATTCCCAGTTTTCGGAAGTAG
- a CDS encoding pyridoxamine 5'-phosphate oxidase family protein: MRPSTEPQARTPGRLARRLVRSGSKVALATSLTADQKRPHSSLALAASTMEGEPLLLLSDLAVHTQNLAADPRIAVLYDADDGGDEPLSGNRVSVMGTAIAESERTVGERFLRRYPHARRYAELADFKLYRVRVEAAHLIGGFGAIHWLSAKDMVVPDHAGYGEDEPQLLEALNADHQPWTLPGSPGSLAEWTLIGIDAEGADFLCEGRLERFSFANPLENLQQAGVYLRHLGRPE, from the coding sequence ATGCGGCCATCGACAGAACCCCAAGCCCGTACACCTGGACGACTCGCTCGACGCCTTGTGCGGTCAGGTTCGAAGGTAGCGTTGGCGACGTCGCTGACGGCGGATCAGAAGCGACCGCATAGTTCGCTCGCCCTCGCTGCCAGCACCATGGAGGGAGAGCCACTCCTGCTCCTGTCCGATCTCGCGGTCCACACGCAGAACCTTGCCGCCGACCCCAGGATCGCTGTGTTGTACGATGCCGACGACGGCGGCGACGAGCCGCTGTCGGGAAACCGTGTAAGCGTGATGGGAACGGCGATCGCGGAATCGGAGCGAACCGTCGGCGAACGGTTTCTGCGGCGTTACCCGCACGCACGCCGCTACGCGGAACTAGCGGACTTCAAGCTCTATCGCGTTCGGGTCGAGGCGGCGCATCTGATCGGCGGTTTCGGCGCCATCCACTGGTTAAGTGCTAAAGACATGGTGGTTCCCGACCATGCCGGATACGGCGAGGACGAGCCGCAGCTGCTGGAAGCGCTCAATGCCGATCATCAGCCCTGGACCCTGCCCGGGTCACCGGGTTCGCTAGCCGAATGGACGCTGATCGGAATCGATGCCGAAGGAGCGGATTTCCTGTGTGAAGGCCGACTGGAGCGGTTCTCGTTCGCGAATCCCCTCGAGAACCTCCAGCAGGCAGGTGTCTATTTGCGGCACCTTGGTCGTCCGGAGTGA
- a CDS encoding haloacid dehalogenase type II encodes MIFKPETAKACVFDMFGTLFDVHSCVAACQENFGPEGTDFSARWRQRQLEYSWLRAGMKRYVPFWQLTRDALDVTLQEFDRAADLELRERLLDAYLRIEPYPDSEPALTALGEQGVRATVLTNGSRDMTESALASSGLGDRIEEVMCADDVRTFKPDPAMYAMAPKALGVEPHEIVFISAHPWDLAGATLARFQTLWVNRTEETQPELLGFGPHLAIASLAELPGKFSSRQH; translated from the coding sequence GTGATCTTTAAGCCTGAAACGGCGAAAGCATGCGTATTCGATATGTTCGGAACTTTGTTTGATGTCCATTCCTGCGTGGCTGCGTGTCAGGAAAACTTCGGGCCGGAGGGAACCGACTTCAGCGCTCGATGGCGGCAACGACAGTTGGAGTACTCCTGGCTGCGGGCAGGGATGAAGCGCTACGTGCCGTTCTGGCAGCTGACGCGGGACGCACTGGACGTGACCCTCCAGGAGTTCGATCGGGCAGCGGACCTGGAGCTTCGTGAACGGCTGCTGGATGCGTACTTGCGCATTGAGCCGTATCCGGACTCGGAGCCGGCGCTGACTGCCCTCGGGGAACAGGGCGTGCGCGCGACGGTCCTTACCAATGGGAGTCGCGACATGACCGAAAGCGCGCTGGCCTCATCCGGCTTGGGAGACCGGATCGAGGAGGTCATGTGTGCTGACGATGTACGCACGTTCAAACCCGATCCGGCGATGTATGCGATGGCGCCAAAGGCCCTCGGGGTGGAGCCGCACGAGATCGTCTTCATCTCGGCACATCCGTGGGACTTGGCAGGAGCGACGCTCGCCCGGTTCCAGACGCTCTGGGTCAACCGGACGGAAGAAACGCAGCCGGAGCTGCTGGGTTTCGGGCCGCATCTTGCGATTGCCAGCCTCGCGGAGCTGCCCGGGAAGTTTTCATCACGACAGCATTGA
- the prfB gene encoding peptide chain release factor 2 (programmed frameshift), whose protein sequence is MRAEFEDLVHEIHTSLALLGRHLDKDEAEARLAELNAAAEAGTLWDDPDYARRVMRQRASLEAQLKALTGLEQELSDTVELLELAESEEDENAVSDAEQDLRNLAAEAQRRATEALLSGEADSNDCFLEIHAGAGGTESQDWAEMMLRMYLRWAVRHECGTEELSRTDGEEAGLKSVTVRVSGADAYGWLKTESGVHRLVRISPFDAQGRRHTSFASVWIYPVVDEDIEVEVEDKDLKVDTYRASGAGGQHVNKSDSAVRITHKPTGIVVQCQSQRSQHQNRATALRMLKARLFELELQKREEERQAMEAEKTEIGWGHQIRSYVLQPHQMVKDLRTGVQTSDPQAVLDGDLDAFLSAALAGRLGGQGAAET, encoded by the exons ATGCGAGCAGAGTTCGAGGATCTTGTGCATGAAATTCATACCTCCCTAGCGCTGCTCGGGAGGCATCTT GACAAGGATGAAGCTGAGGCGCGCCTGGCAGAGCTGAACGCCGCCGCCGAGGCCGGGACACTGTGGGACGATCCCGACTACGCCCGTCGCGTGATGCGGCAGCGGGCCAGCTTGGAAGCACAGCTGAAGGCGTTGACCGGCCTTGAGCAAGAGTTGTCGGATACCGTCGAACTGCTGGAACTCGCCGAGTCCGAGGAGGACGAGAACGCGGTATCCGACGCGGAACAGGACCTCCGGAACCTCGCCGCCGAGGCCCAGCGTCGTGCCACCGAAGCGTTGCTGTCCGGCGAAGCGGACAGCAACGACTGCTTCTTGGAGATCCACGCCGGAGCAGGTGGCACGGAGAGCCAGGATTGGGCCGAGATGATGCTCAGGATGTACCTGCGCTGGGCAGTGCGCCACGAGTGTGGAACCGAGGAGCTGTCTAGGACCGACGGCGAGGAAGCCGGCCTGAAATCAGTGACGGTCCGGGTTAGCGGTGCGGATGCATACGGCTGGCTGAAGACGGAGAGCGGGGTCCATCGCCTGGTCAGGATTTCGCCGTTTGACGCTCAGGGGCGCCGCCACACAAGCTTTGCGAGCGTCTGGATCTATCCGGTGGTCGATGAAGACATCGAAGTCGAAGTGGAAGACAAGGACTTGAAGGTCGATACCTATCGTGCGTCCGGCGCTGGCGGCCAGCACGTCAACAAGTCAGATTCCGCGGTGCGGATCACGCACAAGCCGACCGGCATCGTGGTGCAGTGCCAAAGCCAGCGATCACAGCACCAGAACCGGGCAACCGCGCTGCGGATGCTCAAGGCGCGCCTCTTCGAACTGGAATTGCAAAAGCGTGAAGAAGAACGCCAGGCCATGGAAGCGGAGAAAACAGAGATCGGGTGGGGGCACCAGATCCGTTCATACGTGCTGCAGCCTCACCAGATGGTCAAGGACCTCCGGACCGGGGTCCAGACCAGCGATCCGCAGGCGGTGCTCGACGGAGACCTGGACGCGTTCCTGTCCGCCGCTCTTGCCGGCCGCTTGGGTGGACAGGGCGCGGCAGAGACGTAG
- a CDS encoding peroxiredoxin — MPNRSPSTGDPVPAFDLPTLDDRVSDSTLAGRAYVVYFYPKDDTPGCTKEAISFTQHGSAFDALGVTVIGVSKDSLAKHAKFRDKHELGVVLASDEDGAACEAFGVWVEKSMYGRKYMGIERSTFLVDQAGRIAEAWRKVKVPGHVEAVLAAAGERLGKAGS; from the coding sequence ATGCCAAACCGTTCGCCCAGCACCGGAGACCCGGTCCCCGCCTTCGATCTTCCGACGCTCGATGATCGCGTGTCGGATTCCACCCTCGCTGGCCGCGCCTACGTCGTCTACTTCTACCCGAAGGACGATACGCCCGGATGTACGAAGGAAGCCATTTCGTTCACCCAGCATGGATCGGCGTTCGACGCCCTTGGCGTCACTGTGATCGGGGTGTCAAAGGATTCGCTGGCAAAGCACGCAAAGTTTCGTGACAAGCATGAACTTGGCGTCGTCCTGGCCTCCGACGAGGATGGGGCCGCTTGCGAGGCGTTCGGAGTCTGGGTCGAGAAAAGCATGTACGGGCGGAAGTATATGGGGATCGAGCGCTCGACGTTTCTCGTCGATCAGGCCGGTCGAATTGCAGAGGCCTGGCGAAAGGTCAAGGTTCCCGGTCACGTCGAAGCTGTTCTTGCCGCCGCCGGCGAGCGATTGGGGAAAGCCGGCTCCTGA
- a CDS encoding bifunctional [glutamine synthetase] adenylyltransferase/[glutamine synthetase]-adenylyl-L-tyrosine phosphorylase: MATGFWSGDQHQQDLYWKKWSEAGHPTRAELGSEGTDLLNRVFGHSPFLSDSAVAEPRIIQAFVADGADGAVAAARNDLPDPQTVIAMEAPDAAKHLRIVRRRMALAVALADISGAWSVPRVLEEWSAFAGDLLQLASFHLLGPEAAQSGYAIIALGKLGARELNYSSDVDLAIFYDQQSPAFPAAARDGRASRHFTRITQRLVNLFQERTADGYLFRMDLRLRPDPGSTPLAVSMESAELYYSGLAQNWERAVFIRARPIAGDCEAGERFLRCIAPFVWRRSLDFSAVRDIQAMLRQTSRGDSDFSPAGFHLKFGGGGIRTIEFHLQTEQLVWGGRNRALRCGGTAEGLRALAAAGRMKDTVADELIVHYRYLRKVENRLQMIRDEQTHVVPEDETDRSRLASFLGHATLAEFDDELTGHVMAVQTLTAASDAADESLVHPFGSLVFTGVDPDPATVATLTRMGFRNPKRVIAQVADWHRGRIPATRSERGRALLTEVTPRMLGAIGEAPDPEVAFAGFARFLESLNAGVELLSMFANYPSLMAVVVEIMGSAPELGQSLTANPRLLDQLLETPLEAPLPGPAVIEAALDAELGLGLGDYQDDLDAFRRWAGELRFAVALKLLCGVETSGDAAVALTHVADIAIRRLMDRVAREFEPKHGRVPGGGAAFLALGKLGGRTLLPGSDLDGIFFYDASGVSAQSDGAAPLAASVYFTRFANRLITGFTAHTVAGRLWEFDLLLRPHGRAGPLASALSGYETYLAKDAWPVEKLALVRSRVIAGAQETVDTLNAIIDRTLTAEGEFDALAADLLTLRTKIKDTHRPSGPFDVKHSPGGLLDLELLVQFLAVTSAQRLGRAIRGSTEEVIRTLGTVGVLPAADQRRLSETANLYQAVQTMLRIMVGSRTDPAALQPALVERISQATGFDRGDDLMDALLGARANVSAMTQAHISNATA; the protein is encoded by the coding sequence ATGGCGACGGGATTTTGGAGCGGGGATCAGCACCAGCAGGATTTGTACTGGAAGAAGTGGTCTGAAGCCGGCCATCCGACACGGGCAGAACTGGGCAGTGAGGGAACGGACCTGCTCAACCGAGTGTTTGGTCATAGTCCGTTCCTAAGTGACAGTGCCGTTGCTGAACCGCGAATCATCCAAGCCTTTGTCGCCGACGGAGCCGATGGAGCGGTTGCCGCCGCCCGTAACGATCTCCCCGATCCGCAAACCGTCATCGCCATGGAGGCTCCCGATGCCGCCAAGCACTTGCGGATCGTGCGACGCCGCATGGCACTTGCGGTCGCGCTGGCCGACATCAGCGGCGCATGGAGCGTCCCGCGTGTGCTGGAAGAATGGAGCGCGTTCGCCGGCGACTTGTTGCAACTCGCGTCGTTCCATTTGCTCGGGCCCGAAGCCGCTCAATCCGGATACGCGATCATCGCGCTCGGAAAGCTCGGGGCCAGGGAGCTGAACTACTCCAGCGATGTCGATCTGGCGATCTTCTACGACCAGCAGAGTCCTGCCTTTCCGGCCGCCGCCCGCGACGGCCGCGCTTCCCGGCACTTCACGCGTATCACGCAACGCCTCGTGAACCTGTTTCAGGAGCGTACCGCTGATGGTTATCTCTTTCGGATGGACCTTCGACTACGCCCCGATCCAGGCTCGACGCCCCTTGCCGTCTCCATGGAGTCAGCAGAGCTCTACTACTCCGGGCTTGCCCAAAACTGGGAGCGCGCGGTGTTTATTCGTGCTCGACCCATCGCCGGAGACTGTGAGGCCGGCGAACGGTTCCTTCGTTGCATCGCGCCATTCGTCTGGCGACGGAGTCTTGACTTCAGCGCCGTCAGGGACATCCAAGCGATGCTGCGCCAGACCAGCCGCGGCGACAGTGACTTCAGCCCCGCCGGGTTTCACCTGAAGTTCGGCGGCGGCGGCATTCGCACCATCGAATTCCACCTGCAGACCGAGCAACTGGTATGGGGCGGGCGCAACCGGGCGCTCCGCTGCGGCGGTACCGCCGAAGGCCTGCGGGCGCTCGCCGCAGCAGGCCGCATGAAAGACACAGTCGCAGACGAGCTCATTGTCCACTACCGGTACCTGCGCAAGGTCGAAAACCGACTGCAGATGATCCGTGATGAGCAAACCCATGTGGTGCCCGAAGATGAAACCGATCGATCGCGCCTCGCATCGTTCCTAGGCCACGCCACTCTGGCCGAATTCGATGACGAGCTGACCGGACATGTCATGGCGGTCCAGACCCTCACGGCAGCAAGCGACGCGGCGGACGAAAGCCTCGTCCATCCGTTCGGAAGCCTCGTATTCACCGGTGTCGACCCGGACCCCGCAACCGTCGCCACGTTGACCCGCATGGGTTTCCGGAATCCCAAGCGCGTGATCGCACAAGTTGCCGACTGGCATCGCGGCCGGATACCCGCGACTCGCTCGGAACGCGGGCGCGCCCTGTTGACCGAGGTCACGCCACGAATGCTTGGCGCGATCGGCGAAGCACCGGACCCCGAGGTGGCGTTTGCCGGGTTCGCCCGGTTTCTCGAAAGCCTCAATGCGGGCGTAGAACTGCTGTCCATGTTTGCCAACTACCCGTCGCTGATGGCGGTGGTCGTGGAAATCATGGGCTCAGCGCCAGAATTGGGACAATCCCTCACAGCCAATCCGAGGCTGCTGGATCAACTGCTGGAGACCCCGCTCGAGGCGCCACTCCCGGGACCGGCGGTGATCGAAGCTGCTCTGGACGCCGAGCTCGGCTTGGGGCTCGGGGACTACCAGGATGACCTTGATGCATTCCGCCGCTGGGCCGGTGAACTGCGCTTCGCCGTTGCTCTGAAGCTCCTTTGTGGCGTCGAGACGTCCGGAGACGCAGCAGTCGCACTGACGCACGTTGCCGACATCGCCATTCGGCGCCTGATGGACCGGGTCGCCCGAGAATTCGAGCCCAAGCACGGGCGCGTGCCTGGCGGCGGAGCCGCGTTCCTGGCCCTGGGAAAGCTGGGCGGGCGCACGTTGTTACCGGGATCCGACCTCGACGGCATCTTCTTTTACGACGCTTCCGGTGTCAGCGCCCAGTCCGATGGTGCGGCCCCTCTGGCGGCCTCGGTGTACTTCACACGCTTTGCCAATCGCCTCATCACCGGCTTCACCGCGCATACAGTCGCTGGACGACTCTGGGAGTTCGATCTCCTGTTGCGACCGCACGGCCGTGCCGGTCCCCTTGCATCGGCGCTCAGCGGATATGAAACGTATCTGGCAAAGGACGCCTGGCCGGTCGAGAAGCTGGCGCTCGTCCGTAGTCGAGTCATTGCCGGTGCGCAGGAAACCGTCGATACGCTCAACGCCATCATTGACCGGACGCTTACCGCTGAAGGCGAGTTCGACGCCCTGGCCGCTGACCTTCTGACACTCCGTACCAAGATCAAGGACACCCATCGGCCGTCGGGCCCATTCGACGTGAAGCACTCGCCCGGCGGCCTGCTCGACCTTGAGTTGCTGGTGCAATTCCTCGCGGTGACGTCGGCTCAGCGGCTCGGTCGGGCTATCCGGGGGTCAACCGAGGAAGTGATCCGAACCCTCGGGACGGTCGGAGTACTGCCGGCAGCAGACCAACGTCGGCTGTCCGAAACCGCGAATTTGTACCAGGCTGTCCAGACCATGCTCCGGATCATGGTGGGCAGTCGCACGGATCCGGCGGCTCTGCAACCGGCCCTGGTTGAAAGGATCAGTCAGGCGACCGGCTTCGACCGTGGTGACGACTTGATGGACGCGCTCCTCGGAGCCCGGGCAAACGTCAGCGCCATGACCCAGGCGCACATCAGCAACGCGACAGCCTGA